The DNA region GCAAATTCACCTTTATTTGTCTCAAGAGAAATGGCTGTAGTTATAGTTCTTGTATCATATTTAATATTACCTCCTACCATCATAGCTACTCCAACTTCTGCAATAATGCGCCCATAAGCAAGTGCTATAATACTAATTAAAGCAAAGCGCAATTCATAAATCATCAAAAAAATAAGATTGAATAAATTTAAATGAAAAGATTTTATAAGTAAAAAATGTTTTTGATTCATATTTTCTATCAAATTTGAAAAAAGTGCTATAACAATAGGAAGGGCTAAAACAAATTGTCCCAAAATCAAAGCTTTTATAGTAAAAAGTAGGCCTAATTCACCCAAAGGTCCACGGTTTGAAATCAGAGCATACAATATAAGCCCTATAGCAACAGTTGGAAAAGAAAGACTTGTATCTACAATAAGCTTTATAAAACGTTTAAATTTAAAATTAAAAAAACCCAAAATAAATCCTAAAGGAAAACCTACAAATAAAGCTAAAATAATAGAAATACTCGAACTTAAAAGCGTGATTTTTATCGCTGAAATAACACTTTCATCAGCATTAAAAAGCAACAATAAAGCTTGTTTAAAACCTTCTAAAATATAATCCAAAAAGATATCCTTATTTAAATAAGCAATTTTAGCATATTTGTGATAAAATATCTTTATTATACAAAAATTTCCAAAGGAGAAAAAATGAAAAAAATGATTTATTTAATTTTTACTTTAATTTTAGGCGCACATGCAATAGAACTTAAAATGGCAACTACTACAAGCACAGATAATACAGGACTTTTAGATGCTTTAAAACCCCTTTATGAAAAACAAAGTGGCAATACCTTAAAATGGGTTGCAGTAGGTACAGGTGCAGCTTTAAAAATGGGCGAAGATTGTAATGCTGATATACTTTTTGTGCACTCACCAAAAGCAGAGAAAGAATTTATAAATAACAATTTTGGTATAGATAGAACTCCTGTAATGTACAATGATTTCATTATTATTGCTGATAAATCTTTAGCACCTAAATTCAAAGATAAAAATCTCAAAGAAAGCTTAGAGCTTATTAAAAATGAAAAACTCACTTTCATTTCAAGAGGAGATAAATCAGGCACCGATAATAAAGAAAAAAGTCTTTGGAAAAATTTAGGTTATATTCCTGAAAAAGAAAGTTGGTATCAACAAAGTGGACAAGGAATGTTAGCAAGTATTAAAATTGCAGAAGAAAAAAAAGGTATCATTTTAACTGATCGTGGAACCTATATTAAATACGAAGCTAATGAAAAAGGTGATCCTAATTTAGTTATTGTGAATCAAGGTGATGATAGTCTTAAAAATTTTTATTCCATCATTGCTATAAATCCTAAACATTGTAAAAACGTCAATTATACAGAAGCTAGCAAATTTATTAAATGGATTACAAGTAATGAAACTTTAAATTTTATAAGCGAATTTAAACTTCTTAACAAGCCTTTATTTATAGTAGATGCAAAAACAAGAAAAGAATAAATAGCAGGTAACCCTGCTATTATATAAATTTTCTATTCTAAAACTAATAAATACTTATTTGAGATAAAAATAGTAAAAAATAAAAACTCGATAATTGAAAATCTTGATGTTAAAATAAAACAAACTTTAAACAATATTTTAAATTCCATTTTTAGAAAAAATATTTCTTAAATGTAAATCATAATGATTTAAATATTTATCTACTTGAGGATTTTTAACCACATCATTACACATAAAAGTCGCTAAAGGTTTCATACCTATAAATTCATGTGCTTTATGCAAATGCCAGTATAAAGCATCTACTCCTTTGCCTTCAAAAAATTCATTTTTATCACTAAAAGCTTCAAAAGGCGCATTTAAAGTAAGACTAAACATATATCTTTTACCATGATTTAAACCACCTTTGCCATAATTTTTTCTAAGATTATCTTGAGTTCTTCCATCATTTGCAAAAAGCACTCCTACACCTAAACCAAATACTTCATCCATGTATTTTTTAACTATCCAAGGCTCACCCATCCACCAAACTGGCATTTGATAAAGCAAAACATCGGCTTTTATAATTTTATCAATTTCCTCTTTAGGATCATATCCTTGATCAATATAAGTTTGATTAATTTCATATCCTAATTCTTTTAAAACACTAAAAGCCTTATTATGCAAAATTAAATTAAGCCCTCCTTTTGAATTTCCAAATTCCTTTGCTCCATTAAGTAAAAGTACATTTTTCATTTATTTATCCTTATTTTAAAATGTTTTAATAATAATTTTATTATTTGCTATATTTTGAAAAACAAATAATATTATAAAGCCATGCACAACTAATTTTTCAAATATTAATCAAATCAAATTTAATTCATTAAATATAACATTATTCTTTTGTCATATCAATAACATAGCGAAATTTTGCCTTACCTGAAGTAAGATTTTCATAGGCCTTATCAATTTCTTGTGGTGTAATAAGTTCAATTTCTGGATAAATCTTATGCTTAAGTGAAAAATCAAGCATTTCTTGAGTTTGAGCAATTCCACCAATTAATGAACCATAAACTTTTTTACCTGCTTTATATACGAAATCTATTACACTAATACCTGGAGCTACTTCATGAGGAGGCAAACCCACTATAGCCATTTCTCCACCAAATTTAAGTAAATCCATATAAGCGCTAGGATCATAAGGGGTTGGAATGGTTGATATAATAAGTTCAAAACGTTCTTTTATAATATTTTTATCCGTGTTTATATAAAAAGCACTCGCACCCATAGCCAAAGCATCAGCTTTTTTATTATCATTTCTAGCAAAAACACTTACTTTTGCGCCCATTTTCACAGCATATTTAACTGCCATCATACCAAGCCCACCAAATCCTGCTACTGCAACATTTGAACCTTCTTTGATATTAGAAAATTTAAGTGGAGAATAAGTTGTAATACCTGCACAAAGCAAAGGTGCAACTTTTTGCATTGGTGCATCTTTTGGCACACAAATAGCAAATTTTTCGCTCACAACTATATTATTTGAATAACCTCCATAAGTATTTTCATGATCATGAAAAATATCACAACTATTATAAGTATAAACCGTTTGTCCTTTTTCACAAAACTGCTCTTGTGATTGTTTACAAGCTTCACATTCTCCACATGAATTTACCATGCAACCAACTCCTGCATAATCCCCTATTTTAAATTTACTTACATTTTTACCTACTGCTAAAACTTCTCCAACTATTTCATGTCCGGGCACACAAGGATAAACAGCTTCTCCCCATTCGCTTTTTGCAGTATGAATATCACTATGACAAATTCCTGCATATAAAATTTTAATTAAAATATCATTATCACCTATAGCATGACGACTGAATTCAAAAGGGGTAAATTTTGCGTCCTTACTAAACATAGCATAACCTTTACTTGCAATACGATTATTTTTTAAAATAGTATATTTCATTTGTTTCCTTTTTATTATATTTTTAACAATTATAAAATTTCAAAACTAATCATTTATTTTTTAAATATTTAATTTATAATTTTTTACAAAAAATAAATTTAAAGTTGATAAATTCTTTATATTTTTTTATTTTTTTGATAAAATAACAAATGTAAATTAGTTTTTAAACTAAACGATATTATTCAAAATAAAAAAAAGGAATATACATGAATAGCATCAAAATCAAATTGTCTATTATTGCAAATCTGATTGCAGTTTTTGCTTTAATTATTTTAGGTATTGTAAATTTTTATTTTACTAAAAGTGCTCTATATGAAGCTACGCTCATCAGCGAAACGGAACTGCTTAAAGTGACACAACTCGCCATAGAAGATCGTAGAGCTGCAGATTTATCATTTATTAATAACTTAACACAAGATATTATGAATATGCCTTATTCATCTATCAATACAAAAGAAGGTATAATCAATAAAATTGGACCGATGCTAAAATTATATCGTCACAGTGCTAATGCATTAAATGTTTATATTGGACTAGAAAATGGCGAACTTTTAATCAGTCAAAAAAGTGATGATGCTAATACAGTTTCTAGCATTATAAATAACTTAGATGTCAGAAATAGAGAATGGTATCAAGAAGCTGTAAAAAGCAATGACTTTTTTTCTTCTCCAGCTTATATAGATAGCATAACTAAAAAATACATAGTAACTTACTCTAAAGCCATTTATAAAGATAATAAATTTATAGGTGTTATAGGTATTGACATTTCATTAACTGATTTACAAGATTTAATTGCAAAAACACCAGGAAATACTTTTGTATTTGATAGTAAAAATAAAATTTTTGCTGCAACCAATAAAGAATTATTAAATCCAGGAGTTGATCACTCACCTGTTTTAAATGCATTTAAAAAATATGGAGATTATAAATTTTTCTCTTATACACTTAACGATCAAGAAAGACTTGGAACTTGTACTAAAATATTTTCTTATACAGCTTGCATCACTGAAAGTGCTGATATTATTAATCAACCTATATTAAAAGCAGCTTTTATTCAAATTGTAGCAGTTGTTATTATAATAATTTTAAGTGTTATACTTCTTTATTTTATAGTATCATACTATCTTTCACCGCTTAAATCCATCCAACAAGGACTTAACTCCTTCTTTGACTTTATCAACCATAAAACAAAAAATGTTTCTACTATAGAAGTGAAAAGTAAGGATGAATTTGGTCAAATTTCAAGTGCTATTAATGAAAATATCTTACAAACTAAAAAAGGTTTAGAACAAGATAATCAAGCAGTTAAAGAATCAGTACAAACAGTATCTATAGTAGAAGGAGGTAATCTTACAGCAAGAATTACTGCTAATCCAAGAAATCCTCAACTCATAGAACTTAAAAATGTTCTTAATAAACTCCTTGATGTTTTACAAGCTAGAGTGGGTTCTGATATGAATATTATTCATAGAATTTTTGAAGAATACAAATCTTTAGACTTTAGAAATAAAATTAATAATGCTTCAGGAAGTGTAGAATTAACTACTAATGCCTTATGCGATGAAATAGTAAAAATGCTAAAACAAAGTTCAGATTTTGCTAATGCTTTAGCTAATGAAAGTGGTAAACTTCAAACTGCTGTTCAAAGTTTAACTAGTTCTTCTAATTCTCAAGCTCAATCCTTAGAAGAAACAGCAGCAGCTTTAGAAGAAATTACCTCATCTATGCAAAATGTTTCTGTTAAAACTAGTGATGTTATTACCCAATCTGAAGAAATTAAAAATGTTACAGGTATTATTGGAGATATTGCAGATCAAATCAATCTTTTAGCATTAAATGCAGCTATTGAGGCAGCACGTGCGGGTGAACATGGTAGAGGATTTGCTGTTGTGGCTGATGAAGTAAGAAAATTAGCAGAAAGAACTCAAAAGTCTTTATCTGAAATTGAAGCTAATACTAATTTATTAGTCCAATCTATTAATGATATGGCAGAATCTATTAAAGAACAAACTTCAGGTATTACTCAAATTAATGAAAGTGTAGCTCAAATTGATCAAACCACTAAAGATAATGTTGAAATAGCTAATGAATCAGCTATCATTTCTAATACAGTAAGTGATATTGCTAATAATATCTTAGAAGATGTAAAGAAAAAAAGATTCTAACCTTTAATCTTAGCTCTTGAAGCTAAGATTAATGATTGTGGTATAATTTGATATATTTTTTAAGGAAAATATATGAATTTATGGGATAAAAAAGCTAAAACTTACTCAAGATATAGTGCCAAATTAAATACTATTCAAAATCAAATTTTTGAAGAATGTTTAAAACTCAATATTGATTTTAATAAAAAAAATATTATCGACATTGGTTGTGGCACAGGAGTTTGGACCTTACATTTGGCCAAAAAAGCTAAAAAGATTTTAGCTTTAGATAGCTCAAAAACTATGCTTGAAATTTTAAAAGAAGATGCCAAAAATTTAAATCTTATAAATATTATTTATGAAAATTTAAGCTTTGAAACATGGAGTCAAAAAAAATTAAATACTCATTTTGATCTTGCTTTTTTAAGCATGTCTCCTGCTTTAAATGATGAAAAAGATTATAAAAATTTTTTAAATTTAGCTAAAATAAAAATTTATATTGCTTGGGCTGATTATAGAAAAAGTAATTTTTTAGATCCTATTTTCAAACATTTTAATACCCAATTTAAAGGTTTTTATGAGCAAGATTTAGAAAATTATTTATTAGAAAAAAATATAACTTTTCATAAAGCTATATTTAATGAAACACGTCATATAAAAAGAACAAGAGAGCAAGCCGTAGAAAATGCCTTATGGCACTTAAATATGAATGCAATTACAAGTTCTAAAAAAGAACTTTTGTCTTTAATAAAAAATGATGTTTTTGAAACTATAAATTCTAAAATTAAACTTTTAATTATAAATAATTAATCAAACAAAATCAATATTTTACTTGAAATTTTAAATTTTTTCCTGCCATATAAGGCATAACTTGATTGTATTGATCTTTATATAAATTAGGAACACACCATTCTTTTTTTTCTAAAACAATCATTTTATCTTTTTGAAATTTTAAATTATGAATCTTACAAGCATTATCACTAATAAATTTTTGCAAATTAGCCTTAGAACTATTTTGCTCAAAAAGTTCAGCTAAAACAGGTAAAATAACACCTGCGCTAAACACACCAGCTGCACATCCGCAACATTCTTTAGCATGTTTAGGATGAGGAGCACTATCACTTCCAAACATAACCTTATCATAAGCACTAAAAGCTAATTCACAAAGGGCTTCTTTGTCTTCGTAACGTTTAGCAATAGGTTTACAAAAAAGATAAGGATTCATCTTATCTCCAATCACATCATCTAAGGTAATCATTAAATGATGCAAAGTAATAGTAGCATATAAATTTTCATAATCTTTTAAAAGTCTAGACAAAGTTAGAGTAGTAATATGCTCCATAACAATTTTAAGACGTGGAAAATTTTTTGCTAGTTTTTCATAAATTTTTGCAAAATTACTTTCTCTATCCATAACAAAATCATTAGTCTCTCCATGAACCAATAAAGGAATATTTAAAGCACTCATAGCCTCTAAAGTGGGTTTTAAACTTTCTATACTCAAATTTGAAATCCCTTCACTTG from Campylobacter hepaticus includes:
- the tupB gene encoding tungstate ABC transporter permease TupB — encoded protein: MDYILEGFKQALLLLFNADESVISAIKITLLSSSISIILALFVGFPLGFILGFFNFKFKRFIKLIVDTSLSFPTVAIGLILYALISNRGPLGELGLLFTIKALILGQFVLALPIVIALFSNLIENMNQKHFLLIKSFHLNLFNLIFLMIYELRFALISIIALAYGRIIAEVGVAMMVGGNIKYDTRTITTAISLETNKGEFASGIALALVLILIAFCLNFITHKLKRI
- the tupA gene encoding tungstate ABC transporter substrate-binding protein TupA codes for the protein MKKMIYLIFTLILGAHAIELKMATTTSTDNTGLLDALKPLYEKQSGNTLKWVAVGTGAALKMGEDCNADILFVHSPKAEKEFINNNFGIDRTPVMYNDFIIIADKSLAPKFKDKNLKESLELIKNEKLTFISRGDKSGTDNKEKSLWKNLGYIPEKESWYQQSGQGMLASIKIAEEKKGIILTDRGTYIKYEANEKGDPNLVIVNQGDDSLKNFYSIIAINPKHCKNVNYTEASKFIKWITSNETLNFISEFKLLNKPLFIVDAKTRKE
- a CDS encoding NAD(P)H-dependent oxidoreductase, with product MKNVLLLNGAKEFGNSKGGLNLILHNKAFSVLKELGYEINQTYIDQGYDPKEEIDKIIKADVLLYQMPVWWMGEPWIVKKYMDEVFGLGVGVLFANDGRTQDNLRKNYGKGGLNHGKRYMFSLTLNAPFEAFSDKNEFFEGKGVDALYWHLHKAHEFIGMKPLATFMCNDVVKNPQVDKYLNHYDLHLRNIFSKNGI
- a CDS encoding NAD(P)-dependent alcohol dehydrogenase — encoded protein: MKYTILKNNRIASKGYAMFSKDAKFTPFEFSRHAIGDNDILIKILYAGICHSDIHTAKSEWGEAVYPCVPGHEIVGEVLAVGKNVSKFKIGDYAGVGCMVNSCGECEACKQSQEQFCEKGQTVYTYNSCDIFHDHENTYGGYSNNIVVSEKFAICVPKDAPMQKVAPLLCAGITTYSPLKFSNIKEGSNVAVAGFGGLGMMAVKYAVKMGAKVSVFARNDNKKADALAMGASAFYINTDKNIIKERFELIISTIPTPYDPSAYMDLLKFGGEMAIVGLPPHEVAPGISVIDFVYKAGKKVYGSLIGGIAQTQEMLDFSLKHKIYPEIELITPQEIDKAYENLTSGKAKFRYVIDMTKE
- a CDS encoding methyl-accepting chemotaxis protein, coding for MNSIKIKLSIIANLIAVFALIILGIVNFYFTKSALYEATLISETELLKVTQLAIEDRRAADLSFINNLTQDIMNMPYSSINTKEGIINKIGPMLKLYRHSANALNVYIGLENGELLISQKSDDANTVSSIINNLDVRNREWYQEAVKSNDFFSSPAYIDSITKKYIVTYSKAIYKDNKFIGVIGIDISLTDLQDLIAKTPGNTFVFDSKNKIFAATNKELLNPGVDHSPVLNAFKKYGDYKFFSYTLNDQERLGTCTKIFSYTACITESADIINQPILKAAFIQIVAVVIIIILSVILLYFIVSYYLSPLKSIQQGLNSFFDFINHKTKNVSTIEVKSKDEFGQISSAINENILQTKKGLEQDNQAVKESVQTVSIVEGGNLTARITANPRNPQLIELKNVLNKLLDVLQARVGSDMNIIHRIFEEYKSLDFRNKINNASGSVELTTNALCDEIVKMLKQSSDFANALANESGKLQTAVQSLTSSSNSQAQSLEETAAALEEITSSMQNVSVKTSDVITQSEEIKNVTGIIGDIADQINLLALNAAIEAARAGEHGRGFAVVADEVRKLAERTQKSLSEIEANTNLLVQSINDMAESIKEQTSGITQINESVAQIDQTTKDNVEIANESAIISNTVSDIANNILEDVKKKRF
- a CDS encoding class I SAM-dependent methyltransferase; translation: MNLWDKKAKTYSRYSAKLNTIQNQIFEECLKLNIDFNKKNIIDIGCGTGVWTLHLAKKAKKILALDSSKTMLEILKEDAKNLNLINIIYENLSFETWSQKKLNTHFDLAFLSMSPALNDEKDYKNFLNLAKIKIYIAWADYRKSNFLDPIFKHFNTQFKGFYEQDLENYLLEKNITFHKAIFNETRHIKRTREQAVENALWHLNMNAITSSKKELLSLIKNDVFETINSKIKLLIINN
- the pyrC gene encoding dihydroorotase, which encodes MKLKNPLDMHLHLRDDEMLKLVAPFSAKDFSAGVIMPNLVPPICDLESLKSYKIRILKACKDENFNPLMTLFFKYYDEKFLEQAKDEIFGIKLYPAGITTNSSEGISNLSIESLKPTLEAMSALNIPLLVHGETNDFVMDRESNFAKIYEKLAKNFPRLKIVMEHITTLTLSRLLKDYENLYATITLHHLMITLDDVIGDKMNPYLFCKPIAKRYEDKEALCELAFSAYDKVMFGSDSAPHPKHAKECCGCAAGVFSAGVILPVLAELFEQNSSKANLQKFISDNACKIHNLKFQKDKMIVLEKKEWCVPNLYKDQYNQVMPYMAGKNLKFQVKY